TCCACTTCAGCAGCTTGAGGTCGTCCTCGACAGGGTGCTCGCGGTACCAGTCGATCCACTTGTAGCCGGTGATGCCGGCTTCGCGGTTCGGTGACCACAGCTCGACCACCCAGAACAGCGCGCCCAGGTGCTCGTAGAGCCAGTCCTGGGTGCCGCTGATGACTTCCTTCGGGTGGTACTTGAAGTCGTGCCAGATGCTGATGGCCGGATAGCCGGTGAGCTTGGCGCCGAGGTCCGAGAACCGCTTGTAGGTCCACAGGTCCTCGGGAATCATGTCGTCGTCGCTGCGCGTGCCCATCGGCCGCAGGATGACGCCGCTGTGCGTGTGGTAGCTGATCGCCGCGCCGATGTTCGGATGGGCGACGATGAAGTCGACCATCGCCTTCACCTCCGGCTCCGACACCGGATAGGGGCCGGCGCCCACCTGCTCGAATTCCTGCCGCCAGCCGGTCGGGAAGTTGCGGTTCAGGTCGAGCCCTTCGACGTCGCGGTTCACGCTGACCAGCAGCCCGTCGTAGTGCTTGAGCGTGCCTTCCGGGAGAAGCCGGTAGTACTCGCCGCCGAATTCGCCCGGCTCGCGCGGCACCATCAGCCGCGGATCGGCGGCGCACTTCTTGTACGCGCCGTGCGGATCGGGAATGCGCATCGTCAGCACGCGGCCGTCGCCGTCGACGTCCTCGATGGTCAGGCCCTCGACCGGTTCCTCGTCGAACGGATAGCGGCGCGTCGAGGAGCGGATGTGGCGTGGGCGATCGGCCAGCGCCAGCTCGGCGCCATCAGGGTTCAGCCGCGGGCACAGGTACACGGTGCGCGTGTCCAGCAGCTGCGTGATCTCGCGGCCTTCGTCGGTCGACTGCCCGTAGCCGGTGACGAGCCGATGCAGGTAGTACAGGCAGGCGGTGCTGGCGGTCAGCTCGGCGGCGTGGATGTTGCCGTCGGCCCAGAACGCCGGCTTGTCGGTGTCGGCGCCGGTGTGCGTGTTCGTGATGATCGCCACCCAGATGTCGCGTCCCTCGTGGCTCTTGCCGATGGACTGCACGGTGACCAGGTCCGGATGCGCATCGGCGTAGTCGAAGAGCAGGCGGCTCAGCGCATCGTGCTTGTAGAAGGTGTCGAATCGGGGCGTCGGCGTGGAGGCAAGTGTCATGGGTGGAGGTGGTATGCGGTGGGCAGCCGCGGTCAGGCCCCGGCGACCGGCGCGCCGCCGGCAAACACTTTCAGCTCGCCGGGCGCGAAGCGCGTCCATTCCTCGTCGCGCGTGAGCGGCTCGGTGACGACCACGGCAACGCGGTCCGACGGCGTGGTCAGTTCGGCGAAGTTGACGCTGATGTCATCGTCCTGCAGTCGGGCCTGGCGGAACGGATGCTGGCGCACGAGGTAGAACAGCTGCGTCGAGCAATGCGCCCACAGCGCCTCGCCGTTGCTCAGCATGAAATTGAAGGTTCCGTGCGACGCGATGCGCGGCACCAGCTCGCGCAGCGTCGCGGTGAGCTCGGGGATCGACGGCACGCTGGCATGCGCCTTCGCCAGCTCCTGCATCAGCCAGCAGAACGCCAGCTCGCTGTCGGTGGCGCCGACCGGCCTGAACGAGGCGTGCAGCCGCGGAGAGAAGCGCTTCAGGTCGCCGTTGTGCGCGAACACCCAGTAGCGGCCCCACAACTCTCGCTGGAAGGGATGCGTGTTCTCGAGCGCCACCCGGCCCTGCGTCGCCTTGCGGATGTGGGCGATGATGTTGTCGCTGCGGATGGGATAGCTGCGCACCATGTCGGCCACCGGCGAGCAGCGCGCGCTTTGCGCGTCGACGAACACCCGCACGCCGGAGCCCTCGAAGAAGGCGATGCCGAAGCCGTCCTTGTGCTCCTCGGCGCGGGTGCAGAAGCCGGTGAAGCTGAACACGATGTCGGTGGGCGTGTTCGCGTTCATGCCGAGCAGCTGGCACATCGCGGAAGCCCTCCCTTACTCCGTGAACAGCCGCAGCATGCCCTTCACCGACACCAGGTGCCCCGGGTTGCTGGTCTCGTTGAGCACGCCGCTCATGCGGCGCAGCAGCCGCTCGCTCTTCTTCGCGCGCCAGATCAGCAGGTCGGCCAGCCACGGATGGCGGTTGACCTTGTTGGCCCTGGCGTACAGGTCGAAGCGCGGCTTCAAGGCCAGCAGGCCGGCCTCGTAGCGGGCGCGCACGGCCTCGTCGGAGTGCGACTGCGAACGGCCCTCGACCATCGCCTCGGCGGCGAGGATGCCGGTCTCGAGCGCCTTGCCGATGCCTTCGCCGCTGAACGAGTAGGTGCTGCCGGCGGCCTCGCCGGTGACGATGAGCCCGGGCCGCGAATACGTCGCGCCTTCGAGGGTGCAGCGCAGCGGCGCGCCCTTCAGCGGGCTGGTCCACGCGCCGCCTTCGATCAGCTCGCGCGCGGGCGCATAGACGCGGGTGAAGTCGTCGAACACCTGGCGCAGGTTCACTTCCTTCTTGGTCAGCCGCTCGCCTTGGCGCTCGTCGTGGCTGTCGGCGATGCCGACGCCGATGTTGAACACGCCGTCGCGGCACGGAAAGATCCAGCCGTAGCCCGGACTCAGCGCGCGGTGCCAGACGATCTCGAGCTTGTCGATGCGGCCCACCATGCGCTCGTTGCGCACGTAGCCCCGCAACGCGACGCCGCTCGGCGTGTGCCGCTTCGACATGCCGCAGGCGAGCAGCGCCTGGGGCACGGCCCCGGTGGCCAGCACGACCCAGGCGGCGCGCAGCTCGTGCGTCGTCTCGCCGGAAGAAGCGCGGCCCAGGCACTTGAGCTGGGCGCCGACGACACGTCCCTCTTCTTCGACGGTCGCCGCGAAGCGCACCGGCG
The Piscinibacter sp. XHJ-5 DNA segment above includes these coding regions:
- a CDS encoding M14 family metallopeptidase encodes the protein MTLASTPTPRFDTFYKHDALSRLLFDYADAHPDLVTVQSIGKSHEGRDIWVAIITNTHTGADTDKPAFWADGNIHAAELTASTACLYYLHRLVTGYGQSTDEGREITQLLDTRTVYLCPRLNPDGAELALADRPRHIRSSTRRYPFDEEPVEGLTIEDVDGDGRVLTMRIPDPHGAYKKCAADPRLMVPREPGEFGGEYYRLLPEGTLKHYDGLLVSVNRDVEGLDLNRNFPTGWRQEFEQVGAGPYPVSEPEVKAMVDFIVAHPNIGAAISYHTHSGVILRPMGTRSDDDMIPEDLWTYKRFSDLGAKLTGYPAISIWHDFKYHPKEVISGTQDWLYEHLGALFWVVELWSPNREAGITGYKWIDWYREHPVEDDLKLLKWSDEHCDGAAHVEWKLFRHPQLGVVEIGGWDKMNFWRNPPPALRESEVARFPAWMTRIALSLPKLELLRTEVRALGGDTWRVRLAVANSGYLPAYISKRALERKTVRGVVFEIHLPQGKAEISLVGGKPRFEGPQLEGHAVKTSMQAFLPNREVTADRAVAEWVVRAPKGTQIALTARADRAGAVRTSVTLD
- a CDS encoding class II glutamine amidotransferase; its protein translation is MCQLLGMNANTPTDIVFSFTGFCTRAEEHKDGFGIAFFEGSGVRVFVDAQSARCSPVADMVRSYPIRSDNIIAHIRKATQGRVALENTHPFQRELWGRYWVFAHNGDLKRFSPRLHASFRPVGATDSELAFCWLMQELAKAHASVPSIPELTATLRELVPRIASHGTFNFMLSNGEALWAHCSTQLFYLVRQHPFRQARLQDDDISVNFAELTTPSDRVAVVVTEPLTRDEEWTRFAPGELKVFAGGAPVAGA
- a CDS encoding geranylgeranyl reductase family protein, producing MSPLPSEPLNRDPAALPAQCDVLVVGAGPAGSAAAITLARAGFDVVLVDQHPFPRDKVCGDGLIPDAHNALRKLGVLDEVMALAQPCSHVGCIGPRGGRVDVPGTLAVLPRRELDLVLCRAAAAAGARMFAPVRFAATVEEEGRVVGAQLKCLGRASSGETTHELRAAWVVLATGAVPQALLACGMSKRHTPSGVALRGYVRNERMVGRIDKLEIVWHRALSPGYGWIFPCRDGVFNIGVGIADSHDERQGERLTKKEVNLRQVFDDFTRVYAPARELIEGGAWTSPLKGAPLRCTLEGATYSRPGLIVTGEAAGSTYSFSGEGIGKALETGILAAEAMVEGRSQSHSDEAVRARYEAGLLALKPRFDLYARANKVNRHPWLADLLIWRAKKSERLLRRMSGVLNETSNPGHLVSVKGMLRLFTE